Proteins co-encoded in one Desulfitobacterium hafniense DCB-2 genomic window:
- a CDS encoding FAD-binding protein — protein sequence MRKKTFPPSFPSSMEFRSSRRDQQGFVVEANLNAALAKGAKIFYGCFGTKLLKDDKGRVTGIIVRDAKNSKYLQFNADRGVVLATGDNAGDEKILRHFAPEVIEKGVGNMGAMGMLGKDVEGNPVDTGDGLRMGAWLGAKVQDYHAPMTHHMGSGMGVTPFLQLNKHGERFMNEDIPGQQLHNQIELQPELTSFQIFDSDWGKQIPFMAPAHGGLCYIIPEDEDESNPNFADRQYTKLSAKKRIVLPLRAIPSQSSSAIWALQGKGWKGRLPLSSVTTNWPKPAGTKISAKAPSECSPSRRLLSMRPNGVRPPCLSA from the coding sequence ATGCGGAAGAAGACTTTCCCACCTTCCTTCCCGTCATCCATGGAATTCCGCTCCAGCCGCAGGGATCAGCAGGGATTTGTGGTGGAAGCCAATCTTAACGCCGCCCTGGCCAAGGGAGCCAAGATCTTCTATGGCTGCTTCGGCACCAAATTGCTGAAAGACGATAAGGGACGTGTGACCGGGATCATCGTGCGCGACGCGAAAAACAGCAAATACCTGCAGTTCAATGCCGATAGGGGAGTTGTTCTGGCCACGGGTGATAATGCCGGCGATGAGAAGATCCTGCGGCATTTTGCCCCTGAGGTTATCGAAAAGGGTGTTGGGAATATGGGTGCCATGGGCATGTTGGGCAAGGATGTGGAGGGCAATCCCGTCGATACCGGCGACGGACTGCGCATGGGAGCCTGGCTTGGCGCTAAAGTTCAGGATTATCATGCGCCGATGACCCATCATATGGGCAGCGGTATGGGAGTCACCCCTTTCCTGCAGCTCAACAAGCATGGTGAGCGGTTCATGAACGAGGATATTCCCGGCCAGCAGCTGCATAACCAGATTGAACTGCAGCCGGAATTGACTTCGTTTCAGATTTTTGACTCCGACTGGGGTAAGCAGATTCCTTTTATGGCTCCGGCCCACGGGGGTCTCTGCTACATCATTCCGGAAGATGAGGATGAGTCCAATCCCAACTTTGCCGATCGCCAGTACACCAAGCTATCAGCAAAAAAGCGGATAGTTTTGCCGCTCAGGGCAATACCATCCCAGAGCTCCTCCGCAATTTGGGCTTTGCAGGGGAAGGGTTGGAAAGGGCGCTTGCCTCTGTCCAGCGTTACAACGAACTGGCCAAAGCCGGCAGGGACGAAGATTTCGGCAAAAGCGCCAAGCGAATGTTCCCCATCGAGAAGGCTCCTTTCTATGCGACCAAATGGGGTACGGCCGCCATGCTTGTCTGCATAG
- a CDS encoding FAD-binding protein: MAKAGRDEDFGKSAKRMFPIEKAPFYATKWGTAAMLVCIGGLESDEDCRTFTAVDAKNPERQVIPGLYVCGNVMGNRFAVEYPICMRGISHSLCVYYGYAAGKNCAQGV, from the coding sequence CTGGCCAAAGCCGGCAGGGACGAAGATTTCGGCAAAAGCGCCAAGCGAATGTTCCCCATCGAGAAGGCTCCTTTCTATGCGACCAAATGGGGTACGGCCGCCATGCTTGTCTGCATAGGCGGTCTGGAAAGCGATGAAGATTGCCGCACCTTCACGGCTGTGGATGCCAAAAATCCGGAGCGGCAGGTCATTCCCGGACTCTATGTATGCGGCAACGTCATGGGCAACCGCTTCGCTGTGGAATATCCGATTTGTATGCGCGGAATCAGCCATTCCCTTTGTGTATATTACGGATATGCCGCAGGCAAAAACTGCGCCCAAGGGGTCTAA
- a CDS encoding FAD-binding protein, whose translation MSNHEVKKGFSRRDFLKSSAVGAVGLAAMGVLTACDSSAPAGAPVSEGNGAPVAASEGERIFGMCSTGDWLGKAPQIEATAIKEVIEKDVVVVGGGHSGLLAALGAVDEGASVAVIETQPWSSFVDLKGDGTNRSGWYGEDIGHVNSKWLIGRGFGPYNTGEIAYEFVKRTMGRCDPDLIKKYVQNSGPMLDRMMEIYASMEDRRIQEDSAVVVKKELHGKDDVTVDYSDMTQYPLSVVHHQHDEDQVYPMQVGDYKTWPCNIQFYGHQGNNIEYFNKYICYYAQEHGATWYFEHTGVVLVQDAGGHVTGVIAEDLNSPGTYKQFNARQGVVMAAGDFKGNPEMCWALLNEYMEWAERSGQTVADWQYTSTRSGTGHKMMCWAGGIMETTPRGCMGKKSGPSGPWGAGPFLQLNKKGRRFHNEAGTATASGIMFRQPQGLASFVTDKKVFQTLFKGGLDHGAPNFGWKEMADAMLEGFNSIEVGNPEGTQISGVAVAESLAYMKGTVYAANTLDELADFLGYTGDAKKTFLAEVAHYNELCRSAEGDIDYGKQKNLMIPVDEAPFYGGKSELNSKPSLGLVTLAGVVADEEFRVARAGNKEDPIKGLYTCGNCLGNRYGLEYVTPMAGNSLGMAMTHGWLAGKNAAQGV comes from the coding sequence ATGAGCAATCACGAAGTAAAAAAAGGATTCTCCCGGAGAGACTTTCTGAAAAGCAGTGCGGTGGGGGCGGTCGGGCTTGCCGCAATGGGAGTATTGACCGCTTGCGACAGTTCTGCACCGGCCGGGGCACCGGTCTCTGAGGGGAATGGCGCACCGGTTGCGGCTTCAGAGGGTGAGCGCATCTTCGGTATGTGCAGCACCGGCGATTGGCTGGGAAAGGCGCCTCAGATCGAGGCGACCGCCATCAAAGAAGTGATCGAGAAAGATGTGGTGGTGGTTGGCGGCGGTCATTCCGGCCTGCTGGCGGCTCTGGGAGCGGTGGATGAAGGCGCCAGCGTCGCCGTGATTGAAACCCAGCCCTGGAGTTCATTCGTTGATCTTAAAGGCGATGGTACCAACCGCAGCGGCTGGTACGGCGAGGATATCGGCCATGTCAATTCCAAATGGCTGATTGGACGCGGCTTTGGTCCTTACAATACCGGCGAGATCGCCTATGAGTTTGTCAAGCGCACCATGGGTCGCTGCGATCCTGATCTAATTAAGAAATACGTTCAGAATTCCGGTCCCATGCTGGACCGGATGATGGAAATCTACGCCAGCATGGAGGACAGGCGGATTCAGGAGGACAGCGCCGTTGTGGTGAAAAAAGAGCTGCACGGCAAAGACGATGTCACGGTGGATTATTCGGATATGACCCAATATCCTTTATCCGTCGTCCATCACCAGCATGACGAAGACCAGGTTTACCCTATGCAGGTCGGCGATTATAAGACCTGGCCCTGCAATATCCAGTTTTATGGACATCAGGGAAACAACATCGAGTATTTCAATAAATACATTTGCTATTACGCCCAGGAACACGGCGCCACCTGGTACTTTGAGCATACAGGGGTTGTGCTTGTTCAGGACGCCGGCGGTCATGTGACGGGCGTAATTGCCGAGGATCTGAACAGCCCCGGTACTTACAAGCAGTTTAATGCCCGCCAAGGGGTTGTCATGGCGGCCGGCGATTTTAAAGGGAATCCCGAGATGTGCTGGGCTCTTCTTAATGAGTACATGGAATGGGCGGAGCGCTCCGGCCAGACAGTGGCCGACTGGCAATATACCTCAACCCGCAGCGGGACCGGACATAAAATGATGTGCTGGGCAGGCGGAATCATGGAAACGACACCAAGAGGCTGCATGGGCAAAAAATCCGGTCCTTCCGGACCATGGGGAGCAGGCCCCTTTCTTCAGCTCAATAAAAAAGGCAGGCGCTTCCATAATGAAGCAGGTACAGCGACGGCAAGCGGCATTATGTTCCGCCAGCCCCAGGGTTTGGCCTCCTTCGTCACGGATAAAAAGGTGTTCCAAACCTTGTTTAAGGGCGGTCTTGACCACGGAGCCCCTAACTTTGGCTGGAAGGAAATGGCGGACGCTATGTTGGAAGGCTTTAACAGCATAGAGGTCGGCAATCCGGAAGGTACCCAGATTTCCGGCGTTGCCGTAGCGGAAAGTCTGGCTTATATGAAAGGAACGGTGTATGCCGCCAATACCCTGGATGAGCTGGCAGATTTTCTGGGTTATACGGGAGACGCCAAGAAAACCTTCCTGGCGGAAGTTGCCCACTACAATGAGCTGTGCCGTTCGGCAGAGGGAGATATTGATTACGGCAAGCAGAAGAACCTGATGATCCCTGTAGACGAAGCGCCTTTTTACGGTGGTAAAAGCGAGTTGAACAGCAAGCCAAGCCTGGGCCTGGTCACGCTGGCAGGGGTGGTTGCCGACGAGGAATTCCGGGTCGCCCGGGCAGGGAACAAGGAAGATCCCATCAAAGGGCTTTATACCTGCGGAAATTGCCTGGGCAACCGCTATGGACTGGAATACGTCACCCCGATGGCCGGCAATTCCCTGGGCATGGCCATGACCCACGGCTGGTTGGCAGGAAAGAATGCCGCCCAAGGCGTCTAG
- a CDS encoding HemN domain-containing protein, translated as MSSVTVFVNIPFCIRRRRGESSHIRPAGKETRNAYLEALEREIDHAGELLAGKTVQSIYVGGGAATVLSPDKLARLLLRFKRAYQMAEYLELTIAAAPETLVSPCLSGLNMCNFNRISVEALCASDKMLDYLGTSYRLADLEDGLTMLGMFKYRNVNADVMYGIPGQTKAALRNSLVTCLALPALSHITLKRFELPEQEGVSAEECRDQYRYSLEYLKGKGFCQYAAGHFAKKGYECRHFYYTCQGMDHIGFGVGAKSYVDGYGITNTTDLAKYLKWAGQYEEITENVLYLDEKARQKRFAALRLQLAEGFSEEEFAARFGEGAGAAMGPSLQLLLKQSFISCLDGRYVPTEEGLFHIDEIQKVIFAN; from the coding sequence ATGAGTTCAGTGACCGTGTTTGTCAATATCCCTTTTTGCATCAGAAGGCGCAGAGGCGAATCCTCTCATATCCGGCCTGCGGGGAAAGAAACCCGCAATGCTTACCTGGAGGCCTTGGAACGGGAGATCGATCATGCCGGGGAGCTGCTGGCGGGGAAAACAGTCCAAAGCATCTATGTGGGCGGCGGAGCAGCTACCGTATTGTCCCCGGATAAGCTGGCGCGGCTGCTGCTCCGCTTTAAGAGAGCGTATCAAATGGCTGAATATCTGGAGCTGACCATCGCGGCGGCTCCGGAAACCCTGGTATCGCCCTGCCTGTCGGGGCTGAATATGTGCAATTTCAACCGGATCAGCGTGGAGGCCCTTTGCGCCAGTGACAAAATGCTGGACTATCTGGGCACGTCCTACCGACTGGCGGATCTTGAAGATGGCTTGACCATGCTGGGGATGTTCAAGTATAGGAATGTCAACGCCGATGTGATGTATGGGATTCCCGGTCAGACCAAAGCCGCATTACGCAACTCCCTTGTTACATGCCTGGCCTTGCCGGCTCTATCCCATATCACTCTGAAACGGTTTGAACTGCCTGAGCAGGAGGGGGTAAGCGCTGAGGAGTGCAGGGATCAATACCGGTATAGCCTGGAATACCTGAAAGGAAAAGGCTTCTGCCAATACGCGGCCGGACATTTTGCCAAAAAGGGCTATGAATGCAGGCATTTCTATTATACGTGCCAAGGTATGGATCACATCGGGTTTGGTGTCGGTGCCAAGTCTTATGTGGACGGATACGGAATTACGAATACGACAGATTTGGCAAAATATCTGAAATGGGCCGGTCAATACGAAGAGATTACGGAAAATGTGCTGTATTTGGATGAGAAGGCCCGGCAGAAACGCTTCGCCGCTCTGCGGCTGCAATTAGCGGAAGGATTTTCGGAGGAGGAATTTGCTGCGCGTTTTGGAGAAGGAGCTGGGGCGGCAATGGGCCCGTCTCTGCAACTATTGCTGAAGCAATCCTTTATAAGCTGTCTGGATGGAAGGTATGTACCCACTGAAGAAGGGCTTTTTCACATCGATGAGATACAGAAAGTTATCTTTGCCAATTAA
- a CDS encoding LytR/AlgR family response regulator transcription factor has protein sequence MIHIAIVEDENKDRELLKEYLDRFQAEKGEPLFVHVYPDGEEFLESFSSGKFDILLLDIHMQYMNGMATAQEIRKSDENVLIIFITNLVQYAVQGYSVRAFDFIVKPVEYSVFAQKLYRATQRLNRTIHSCVRFKVLDQIVNLQLSGILYFEIVARKLFIYTDTEIYRCNDTLHSIEEKLNDGHFFRCHAGYLVNVAYVRSVGKDYAMVGSARIPVSKHRRKAFLDAIGNYLGSKI, from the coding sequence ATGATCCATATTGCGATTGTTGAAGATGAAAACAAAGACCGGGAACTGTTAAAGGAATATCTGGACCGTTTCCAAGCAGAAAAAGGGGAGCCCCTGTTTGTACACGTGTATCCGGACGGCGAGGAATTTCTGGAATCGTTCAGCTCCGGTAAATTTGACATCCTCTTGCTGGATATTCACATGCAGTATATGAACGGCATGGCGACAGCACAGGAGATCAGGAAAAGCGATGAAAATGTGCTTATTATTTTCATAACCAACCTTGTGCAGTACGCCGTGCAGGGGTATTCCGTGCGGGCCTTTGATTTTATCGTCAAACCTGTGGAATACAGTGTTTTTGCCCAGAAGCTCTATCGGGCGACTCAACGCCTGAACCGCACTATCCACTCTTGTGTACGCTTCAAGGTGCTTGACCAAATTGTCAACCTGCAGCTTTCCGGAATTTTGTACTTCGAGATTGTGGCGCGTAAGTTATTCATCTATACGGATACGGAGATTTACCGCTGCAACGATACACTGCACAGCATTGAAGAAAAGCTGAATGACGGGCATTTCTTCAGATGCCATGCCGGATACCTGGTTAACGTGGCCTATGTACGGTCCGTCGGCAAAGACTATGCCATGGTCGGCTCGGCCCGAATTCCTGTCAGCAAGCATCGCCGCAAAGCGTTTCTGGACGCCATCGGAAATTATTTGGGGAGCAAGATTTAA
- a CDS encoding GHKL domain-containing protein has product MELSVLNNLFLFSLRICELTAIASFLSACKKRKEHRLINIGLTLTFAFLLMLSREMVYLIPDIENEFFYITFAYYSLLYAYIMVKFQISPNNGVYYLLLIFLCVHALRQTVMRLSFALHGVNFTVPEASVTLRIVYTALYFLLLQASFRLVNKSMHTNQKKSWRQLLWLYIAIIPVIYITNLGLIMGFEQTNLPLTTAIIAQVCSFCGLVVVMGYNNTLALGQKEIELARLEAMLQSQHEQYRLRKETVDILNRRYHDFKNHLLCLDVAEHGKEREEYIRQIEQEINAYDQLHHTGNEALDVVLISKGMECSQMGIRMILLLDGKLLSFLKPLAIATIFGNAIDNGFKPCNTLKKTKKS; this is encoded by the coding sequence ATGGAGCTTTCTGTTCTTAACAATCTGTTTTTGTTTAGTTTGCGAATCTGTGAATTAACGGCAATTGCCTCCTTTCTTTCCGCCTGTAAAAAAAGAAAAGAGCATAGGCTGATCAATATAGGCCTGACCTTGACATTTGCCTTTCTGCTGATGCTGTCCCGGGAAATGGTCTATTTAATCCCTGACATTGAAAACGAGTTTTTTTACATTACCTTCGCTTATTATTCCCTCTTATATGCTTATATCATGGTTAAATTCCAAATATCGCCCAATAACGGCGTGTATTACCTGCTGCTGATCTTTCTCTGTGTTCATGCCCTCCGCCAAACGGTCATGCGCTTATCCTTTGCCCTGCATGGGGTTAATTTTACCGTTCCCGAGGCCTCCGTTACCCTGCGCATTGTCTATACGGCACTCTATTTTCTGCTTTTGCAGGCAAGCTTCCGGCTTGTTAACAAATCAATGCACACCAACCAGAAAAAGAGCTGGCGTCAATTGCTCTGGCTGTATATTGCGATTATCCCCGTGATTTATATTACCAATCTGGGGCTTATCATGGGCTTTGAGCAAACAAACCTGCCTCTGACCACGGCGATCATCGCTCAAGTGTGCAGCTTTTGCGGTCTGGTTGTGGTCATGGGATATAACAATACCCTGGCCCTCGGTCAAAAGGAAATCGAGCTGGCACGCCTGGAAGCCATGCTGCAAAGCCAGCACGAGCAATACCGGCTCAGGAAAGAAACGGTGGATATCCTGAACCGCAGGTACCATGACTTCAAAAACCATCTGCTCTGCCTTGATGTGGCTGAACATGGCAAAGAACGCGAAGAATATATCCGGCAGATCGAACAGGAAATAAATGCTTACGACCAATTGCACCATACCGGCAACGAAGCACTTGACGTCGTCCTGATCAGCAAAGGAATGGAATGCTCGCAAATGGGGATAAGGATGATTCTGCTGCTGGATGGCAAGCTGCTCAGCTTTCTGAAGCCTCTGGCCATCGCCACTATTTTCGGCAATGCCATCGATAATGGATTCAAGCCCTGCAATACGTTGAAGAAAACAAAAAAGAGCTGA
- a CDS encoding GHKL domain-containing protein, whose product MRVSEGDNWVILRFENYYSGRLRWHEGKLLSTKPDPDGHGAGISIIDLAVQEYGGNVSIDAAEDWFALNILFPKTKRDEDVSGSLTSFLDIKIP is encoded by the coding sequence ATCCGTGTTTCTGAAGGGGATAACTGGGTGATCCTGCGCTTTGAAAATTATTACAGCGGTCGATTGAGGTGGCATGAAGGGAAGCTGCTTTCCACGAAGCCGGATCCCGATGGTCATGGAGCCGGAATCTCCATCATCGATCTCGCCGTACAGGAATACGGAGGGAATGTCAGCATAGATGCCGCGGAAGATTGGTTTGCACTGAATATATTGTTCCCGAAAACAAAGCGGGATGAGGACGTTTCTGGTTCTTTAACCTCTTTCTTGGACATAAAAATACCTTAA
- a CDS encoding cytochrome c biogenesis CcdA family protein produces the protein MDSLAHSLMLGMENGSWWLMGSMFMGGIVLSINPCMGAMIPLVIGGARQEGYSRVIQFILGFTLTLMLIGALAAQVGILFRLPGMYWAIFLGVLYLVAGAILLGFRFPVKVSGFYVTRKNGPLRHIYQKGLSPWVLGSFFALAPSPCTTPVILMMSGTAMASGHMIYSSLALGAFGLGHSLLLAMAFVPGVRRLFKMNRWTLQLRPVIGILLILLSGYILVTQPGFEQAMSGHQHQH, from the coding sequence ATGGATTCCTTAGCTCACTCTTTGATGCTCGGTATGGAAAATGGCTCCTGGTGGTTAATGGGCTCCATGTTTATGGGAGGAATTGTTCTGTCCATTAATCCCTGCATGGGAGCCATGATCCCCTTAGTAATAGGTGGGGCACGTCAGGAAGGGTATAGCCGGGTTATTCAGTTTATCTTAGGGTTTACCTTAACCCTGATGCTGATCGGTGCTCTGGCCGCCCAGGTGGGGATACTTTTCCGTTTGCCCGGTATGTACTGGGCGATCTTCTTAGGCGTTTTATACCTTGTTGCCGGGGCAATCCTGCTGGGTTTCCGGTTCCCCGTCAAGGTCTCGGGGTTTTATGTTACCCGGAAAAACGGCCCCCTCCGGCATATTTACCAAAAAGGCCTGAGCCCCTGGGTTCTGGGAAGTTTTTTCGCTTTGGCCCCTTCTCCTTGTACCACTCCGGTTATTCTGATGATGAGCGGAACGGCTATGGCCAGTGGTCACATGATCTACTCTTCCTTAGCTTTAGGAGCCTTTGGGCTGGGACACAGTCTCCTGCTGGCTATGGCTTTTGTCCCCGGGGTAAGAAGATTATTCAAGATGAACAGGTGGACCCTGCAGCTGCGTCCGGTGATAGGTATCTTATTGATTCTGCTGTCAGGCTATATCCTGGTGACACAACCTGGATTTGAACAGGCCATGTCTGGACATCAACATCAACATTAA
- a CDS encoding DUF2680 domain-containing protein, with protein MKKKLMVGVLSAVLLAAGATTVLGADGVDSAKLAEIKSLTQQMFGIQQQIVDKEVEAGLLTQEQADKLKESISQRKQHSEEALDKGQVPGLGLGLERHHDTMMFKAGEPLTEEQIAEWLEKAQARLQDQEEAMKSSGKMTDEQIAEWLTKAQARLEEQKEAMKNGTFTPGDMGFGKGMHDRKLFDLPSKDTQSIDS; from the coding sequence ATGAAGAAAAAACTTATGGTGGGAGTGCTGAGTGCGGTGCTCCTGGCAGCCGGGGCAACCACCGTGCTGGGAGCGGATGGGGTCGATTCCGCCAAGCTGGCGGAAATCAAAAGCCTGACTCAGCAGATGTTTGGAATTCAGCAGCAAATCGTGGACAAAGAAGTGGAAGCCGGTCTCCTGACTCAGGAACAGGCGGATAAACTGAAGGAATCCATCAGCCAGAGGAAGCAGCACAGTGAAGAAGCTCTGGATAAGGGCCAGGTACCGGGACTGGGGCTGGGTCTGGAGAGACATCACGATACCATGATGTTCAAAGCCGGTGAGCCCCTGACCGAAGAACAGATCGCTGAATGGCTGGAAAAAGCCCAGGCCCGTTTGCAGGATCAGGAAGAAGCCATGAAAAGTTCCGGAAAGATGACGGATGAGCAGATTGCCGAATGGCTGACCAAGGCTCAGGCCCGCCTGGAGGAGCAAAAAGAGGCGATGAAGAACGGTACCTTTACCCCCGGAGACATGGGCTTTGGCAAAGGCATGCATGACAGAAAGCTCTTTGACTTACCAAGCAAGGATACTCAAAGCATAGACAGCTAA
- a CDS encoding helix-turn-helix domain-containing protein — protein sequence MNYIIKYGRNVGAISDRVEADSHKHWLLQLFLSIEKELDIKVKGQLIPCHALLVNMDTEHAFNAGGDIHFTMLIDPTTELGRATRRLLKEQSFYVLPQADIAVMQQAFRKALARKEHSSLLSFVQSLAAYFTSDHRVADKGADRGAFDERIIRVLELLACCVDDDASHQLKYFSQETYLSESRLAHLFKDETGIPLKSYLVLHKLQRAYESIFAGETITTAALRAGFDSPSHLAYTNKMMTGMSATNIIKDSEFLKVF from the coding sequence ATGAATTACATTATCAAATACGGTAGAAATGTTGGGGCAATTTCAGATCGGGTGGAAGCGGATTCCCATAAACATTGGCTGCTGCAGCTGTTTCTTTCCATTGAAAAGGAACTGGACATTAAAGTCAAGGGACAGCTTATTCCTTGCCATGCCCTGCTGGTCAACATGGATACGGAGCATGCCTTCAACGCCGGAGGTGATATCCATTTTACGATGCTGATTGATCCGACCACAGAGCTGGGACGCGCCACGAGGCGGCTGCTGAAAGAACAGAGTTTTTATGTTTTGCCCCAGGCGGATATAGCTGTGATGCAGCAGGCTTTTCGCAAAGCCCTTGCCCGGAAGGAGCATAGTTCCCTTCTGTCCTTTGTGCAGAGTCTTGCCGCTTATTTTACATCTGACCATAGGGTAGCTGATAAAGGAGCTGATAGAGGGGCTTTCGATGAGCGGATCATCAGAGTTTTGGAGCTCCTGGCTTGCTGTGTGGATGATGATGCGAGCCATCAGCTCAAGTATTTTTCTCAGGAAACGTATCTTTCGGAAAGCCGTTTAGCCCATTTGTTCAAAGATGAAACAGGCATACCTTTGAAAAGCTATCTGGTATTGCATAAATTGCAGCGGGCCTATGAGTCTATTTTTGCTGGGGAAACTATCACAACGGCAGCACTCAGAGCCGGGTTTGACAGTCCGTCCCATCTGGCCTATACCAATAAAATGATGACCGGCATGTCGGCTACCAATATTATAAAAGACAGCGAGTTTTTGAAAGTTTTTTGA
- a CDS encoding transglutaminase-like domain-containing protein, whose protein sequence is MNQYLQETNMLDFRHSSIQSLIEEKQWANEECFHKIRKIYDFVRDDIPFGYNRDDTIPASEVLKDGYGQCNTKGTLLMALLRGVGVPCRIHGFTIDKQLQKGAMTGLIYSLAPRSIVHSWVEIQYKGQWYNLEGFILDKDYLQKLQEKFSAHEGSFCGYGAATDNLQNPQIDWNVNDTYIQKEGINQDFGVFDSPDEFLAVHQQQLSPLRKWAYQNVGRKLMNRNVEKIRSHSG, encoded by the coding sequence ATGAATCAATACTTGCAGGAAACCAACATGCTGGATTTCCGTCACAGCTCCATACAGAGCTTGATTGAAGAAAAACAATGGGCAAATGAAGAGTGTTTTCATAAGATCCGGAAAATCTACGATTTTGTCCGGGATGACATCCCCTTTGGCTATAATCGGGATGACACAATTCCGGCCTCCGAGGTGCTGAAGGATGGTTATGGTCAGTGCAATACTAAAGGAACCCTCTTGATGGCTCTCTTGAGAGGGGTAGGAGTGCCTTGCCGGATTCACGGCTTTACCATTGATAAACAACTGCAGAAAGGGGCTATGACAGGGCTGATTTACAGTCTTGCGCCCCGGAGTATTGTGCATAGCTGGGTTGAAATCCAATACAAGGGGCAGTGGTATAACCTGGAGGGATTCATTCTGGATAAAGACTATTTGCAAAAACTTCAGGAAAAGTTTTCTGCACATGAAGGCAGTTTTTGCGGGTATGGTGCCGCCACCGACAACTTGCAAAACCCTCAAATCGACTGGAATGTCAATGACACTTATATTCAAAAAGAAGGGATCAACCAGGATTTCGGGGTGTTTGATTCCCCGGATGAATTCCTGGCAGTCCATCAGCAGCAGTTATCCCCGCTGAGAAAGTGGGCCTATCAAAACGTCGGACGTAAATTGATGAATCGCAATGTGGAAAAAATCCGCTCTCATTCAGGATAA
- a CDS encoding TetR/AcrR family transcriptional regulator, protein MPRFSDTEKEMIKEKLLREGERLFVAHGVKKVTVDDLVQAAGIAKGSFYAFYTNKEHLYMDIIEQCQMKLWQELDDFLADHKDLRPQELTKRSFGRMLEGVKEYPILVKTDSAVMSYLQRKLPQDVLDAHGFEDSKALVKLQEYGVRFAYELPVVAKALQALYVAIAYLQQEEADHAVVVNLLLDSLIEQIVR, encoded by the coding sequence ATGCCGAGATTTTCTGATACGGAAAAAGAAATGATCAAAGAAAAGCTTTTGAGGGAAGGAGAAAGGCTGTTTGTTGCTCATGGGGTGAAGAAAGTGACGGTGGATGATTTAGTCCAGGCGGCTGGGATTGCCAAAGGTTCCTTTTACGCTTTTTACACCAATAAAGAACATTTATATATGGATATTATTGAACAGTGTCAGATGAAGCTATGGCAGGAACTGGACGATTTTTTGGCAGACCATAAGGATCTTCGGCCCCAGGAGCTGACGAAGCGGTCTTTTGGCCGGATGCTCGAGGGAGTGAAGGAGTATCCCATACTGGTTAAAACGGATTCTGCTGTCATGAGTTATTTGCAGCGCAAGCTGCCCCAGGATGTGCTGGACGCCCATGGGTTTGAGGACAGCAAAGCACTGGTCAAATTGCAGGAATACGGGGTTCGGTTTGCTTATGAACTTCCCGTGGTGGCTAAGGCGCTTCAGGCCTTATATGTGGCAATTGCCTATCTGCAGCAGGAAGAAGCGGACCATGCTGTGGTCGTAAACCTGCTGCTGGATAGCCTGATTGAACAGATTGTGAGGTAA